In the genome of Lathyrus oleraceus cultivar Zhongwan6 chromosome 4, CAAS_Psat_ZW6_1.0, whole genome shotgun sequence, the window actatttttttaatattaattatataattaataaaatattattttaataataagAGATTGACACATAATTTCAAACAAATGATTTAAATCATTttcatgacattcatcattacTATTTTTGTTTATAATTAATCACTTTCTCTTCCTCAATTTTATAAGAAATATAAATTATACTATAATATGATTGAAAATTTTAATTCTTATTGATTTTTCTTATTAAATTAGTTTTATTATTTAAGTATTATTAAAATTACAACTTTGCTAAGAAATATTGTAAGAATATTTTTAGTTAGAAGTATTTTACTTTTTAAATATTCATGTTTATTATCTACTCCAATTGAAAAATAAGTGATAGATTTTAAAAATCGGATTGAATCAACGGATCAAATTGATTGAATTGAGAATCGGATGAGTCATAGTTTGATTGTTGGATTTATTAAAGTATTGTACTTGTGGGAATCAGTCAGCGACCAAAACTGATAAAAATTGAGAATCAACTgtttaaatttttgttttttttttttctcCGACAAAATGTCGTCATTTTGATAAttcttttttaaataaaattaaaatataaagaGTTTTTGTTCAAAATTTATTTAGAACAACTTTTCCACcttaaaattaaatttatttgACAATACATTTATTTTGTTATTCAATTTCTGTTTCCATTAGACTTTGTTCAAAATTTATATAAATTTGTATTTTGTACTATTTTGTTATGTGtatatttaaattttaatttaaagaATGAATTCTTAAAATtatgatattttgaaattttgaaacttTGAAGATCGGATCACCCGATTCGACGATTTAATAACTATATAATTTTGTTATAGATACCGATTTATTCAACCAAATTATCTGATTTAATCCGATTATGTTATGCGATTCGACTAATGATCAAATGGTTCGAACAATGAACCAGTACACTCTCACTGATTTGATGATCGATCAATTTTCTTAAAcaattattattaataaaaaatatttattatttttgaaatgaaaaaaatatataattttataaAAGGTCAATTTGTTATAAATTGAGAGGAAATTTAAGGGCTCGGTTGAATGAGTTTTGCTTTTTactttttaaaaattattttataaaattgttttagaaaagtctttttaagaagagaataaataaaaaatttgtttgataatttaacttttcaaaactattttagaaatgagaaaataaaaaattcatttgataAGCTAATTTTCAAAAACAGTTTTAGAGATGAGAAAATAATCTCTTTGGTAGTCTATTTTTTAAGAACACTTTTATTAACAAATATAtattgaaaatatttttattataattaataattaaattttGATCTATCGATTTGTGCTAACTACTTTACATTATTGGGATATTTTAGCACACTCTTGTAGAATTTTTCCTCTGAACATGTTCAACTGAGTATACATTGAAAATCTGGATCGGGGTCCTCGATGCCCTTCTCTACTGCCGTCCATGTGGCGCCTATTGTCTTCATGCCTTCCTATAGTTAGGTTTTTGAGCCGtactttttttaaaataatctTAAGTAAATTTATCATATATAATTTGTATTACTTACTATGTAAAACTTTTTAATCGAATCAAAATACATGCTAGTGATACattattagattaatttttaGTATATTTATTTGATGTAATTTAGTTGGATGTATATGtaaaatattttaatatatatatatatatatatatatatatatatatatatatatatatatatatatatatatatatatatatatatatatatatatatatatatatataatgaaaatataaaaaatcgaaagaattaaattatttaaagaaaaaaaacaGAACTTGAATGCatgaataaaattaaaatgatcCGTCATTAATATTTAGGATTTAGTAATGGCTTTATGCTAAATATTTATACAAATcataattattattattatggaTTTTTTTCTTCTGAAAATTCATCGTACAATATTAATATCTTTTTGAagttataaataaaaaaataaaaaaatcatcAAAATACCATTAATAAAAATTTATAGTTTTCGGTAAATTTTTACTCTTTGGAATTtctttataaaaaaaattaaaataaaaattgaaacTACATATTAAAAACTGAAACTACCTTTACCAACTTTactttttcaatttttaaaactaaaaaaacaaaattaattttcaaaattactattttaaaaataatttatcaaacaagttttttaatttttattttttaaaaattaaaaaacagtTTTTGAGAAGTGATTCTAAGATACCCTTAAACTCTTACTAGAATAAATTTCCAAGaataacttttttttttaaaatgataaTTTTGTGTAGAAATGAAAAATATTTAATAATctatataaaaaaaataaaaataaaaaaatggtactccctccgtttctttttaagtgtcgTTTTAGAAGATTTTTTTTGTTCCTATTTAAGTGTCGTTTTGATGTTTTAATGTTACAATTTGTCAATTATACCCTTACTATTTAAATAACTCAACTTTATATTTTCCATAAATTTTTCTTTCTTAATATATGTAATAACTCACTCCACATTTTCCATAAAATTCTCTTTCTTAATACGTACTCTCATTCCCATACATAACTCCCATTCCTATTCAAAGTATTGGCTGGTCAATAAAAATTAAGTGGAGTAACTCTCATTCCCATACGTACTCTCTTTCTTAATATGTACTCTCTTTCTTAATATGTACTACTGGTTTTAATTTTTCGGTGGGAAAATTAagtttttattaaaataattgGAGGGAATATTTTTTCCTTTAGCCATTCATTGAAACAATAAGCAATAAGTTTTCCTTTAGCCATTAATGAAAATGCAAGCCGTACGTATTCCTATAGCAAGCAATATTAATTCCAAAAATTTAGGAGTAGTTGAAAAATGCAACGGAAGAGAGAGAGAGTTATGTGGAGAAAATTATGGAATTAGTTATTTGAAGTAAATAATTTAATGAGTACTTATATTAATGAATTTTATTTAGAAAGAGAAAGTATATGGTGGATTAAAATGAGGGTACAATGGGAAAAAAATTATAACAATTCATTTATCTTGGTTGGAGAGCTTTATGCTAAAAcgacacttaaaaagaaacggaGGGAGTATTTTTTAAGCTTTCCAACGTTGTGTAACGTCGTTATTCATTTTTGTCTTTCTGTTTGTTCTTTCAGAGAGCGCTGTCTCTCTCTGCAGCAAGAAGCCACCCACCACCGGCCACTCTCTCTCTACAAATTTAGGGTTCCATACTATCTTGTGAGTTAATTTATATTAGGTTATGTCGTCGCAACAAGGTGGTTCAGAGAACAATGCGATGGATTTTGACCTACCCGACGAGATTCTGGCAGTTATTCCGACGGACCCATACCACCAGCTGGATCTCGCTCGGAAGATAACTTCCATGGCTATTGCTTCTAGGGTTTCGTCTCTTGAGTCTGATACCGGTCGCCTTCGTCAGAAGCTTCTAGACAAGGATAGAGTTATCAATGACCTAGAGGACCGTGTTTCTACTCTCACTCGCGCTTCTCAACAGGCTAACTCTGCTCTTAATACCGCCATTGAAGAAAACGTATGTCATAGACACTCTCAATTCCTATTTGATTTTGTTTATTTATTAAACTATTGTTAAAATTAGGTTCTTTTTAGTTTTTTTTTGCATTCACTGGCGCTTGTTATGAGTTTAATAGTATAATATCTGTCTTTTTGTTGTATACAGAAAGAAAAAAGATAGTTTTATTCTTGTGTTCTAGTGTCATTCTTAGCCATTAACAGAGAAGTTTTTAAGGAACCTAACATGGTGACCGGAAGAGAGGATAGAAAATAGGTGGTATCTTGTATGTCTAGTGTCAAACGTGTGTCGGAGTACATCACCGGTATGTCAGTGACCCTTGTGATTACATTTGATTACTCTTAATTTCTTAAGTTATTAATGATGCCTACGTGGCTGAAATGGATGAGAGCTTTAGGTGTTTTATGTTACACAAAGGTACCATTTAAGTTGAAGGGAAAATATTATTAGACTGCAGGGAAAATATTATTAGACTGCAGTAAGCCTTGCAATGTTATATGGGACATAATGTTGGGCGGTTAAGAATCAATACGAAAATAAAATAAGTGTACCAGAGATGAGGATGTTGCGTTGGATGTGTGGTAAGACTAGACATGATTAGATTAGAAATGAAAATATTAGAGAGTGTTGGGGTCAAGGTAGTCACTTATAGGAGAAGATGGTGAAAAATAGACTTAGGTGATTTGTGCATGTAGAGAGAAGACATGTAGGTTTTGTAGTAAGGAGAGTAGATCAGATGGAGAGAATTTAAACAACTAGACGAAGAGGAAGACTTAGAAAAGTCTATAAGAGAAGTTATTAAAAAAAATCTCTGAGATTAACGATTTGGATAGAAGCATTGTTCTGGATAGAACATTATGGCGGAAGTTGATCCATGTAGTTGACCCCACTATTGGGATAAGGCTTGGTTGTTGCTGCTGCCGCTACATGTTAGTGCTTTTTGCTTGCAAGTTTGGTTCAAAAATTTGAAACTTAAATATGTTGTACATATCAATGCAATGGTATAGATGATTTTGTATTTCTACTTTTTGGTTGTAGGTAAAGCTTACGAAGGAGAGGGATGAATTGGCAGCAACAGTGAAGAAGTTAAGTCGTGACTTTGCCAAGGTGACAGTTTGTTTCATTTCTTTATCCTGTCCTGTGTGATTTTGATTTATTTGACGCGTGTCTGGTTTGTCTTTGCTCTTCAAATTTTTCACCTGCTTGCATATTTTGTGCCAGAGGATCATTTGCCCTCAATCTCGTTGCATGTCTTGCATTTTTGTAACATAGTGAAGTGTCTAATATGTGTTTGCAAGTCATCGATTAGAAAGATAGAGTAGTAATATCAAATCCTTGGTTGCGATTTTTTTTGCATGAATGGTTTATTCTAATGGTATCATTACTTGGTGCTTCCTAAAAAATGTTGCAACTTTTATaccataataataataatggaGTTTGTTCTGCGTAACTGTGTTTCTATTCTATAGATTGAAATAACTCATGCTAGGCCAAGATTTCAGGTCAAGGGTTCAATTCAAATCCTTGACCACTTCATATTATACTGATGATAGTGGCTTGAAAAATATGTTGGTCGCCGATGTAAAAAATACCAATACCAATCCTGCATGAGCAGGCAATAGCCAACTGTTATTGTAGACTAATGCTCTAACTGATACCAATGAAATGCTACAAAACCAACTTCGTTAGTTACATTTTGTGAGAAGTACCGAACTTGGCTATAACCATTTGCCTCCACGTGTAGACTAGATCTTGTGCTGAACCATCATGCCTTTTTTTTATCTGCATGCATGTTTTTTCTTGTTTCTGTTATGGATTGGTGATTTGTATACTCTACATCTTCTTTTCCTTTTTCTATTTTATAGTTGGAGACATTCAAAAAACAACTGATGCGCTCGCTAGCTGATGACCATCCACCGGTAAGACCCCAATCGACTAACTTAGTCTCAATTATTTGTCATTATTGATTTTTCTACTGAAGATGATAAATACTATTCTTCTAAACAAGTTTTTCCCGTGTTTGTTTTCATTACTCTTGGGGCAGCAAGCTGAAACCATAGATATTAGAACCTGTGACCAAGCAGTTCCAAAAGCGTATCCTGATAAGGGTAATTCTCACCTCATTGATGATTTTATTATCATTTTCATAAAGATAGCCTTGTTAGCCAGTTGAGTACTTGTTTGTTCACATTTCTTTTGTTATTTATTGTTTACAGATGATGATGGAAATGACTATACGACACATCATTCACACAGTGGCTCTGCAGATGTGGGTAGAACAATTGAGGAAGGTGGATGATTATCTATTTATTAGGAAAAGTGGGTTTTCAAGTGTTTTATAATCTCTTATGAGACCCATATTGATTTCTTTTCTTTTGTCCTATAGCTTCCAGGTATTCAGGGCAAAAGTTTTCTTTGACCCCGTATATCACGCCACGTCTTACACCAACTGCAACTCCAAAAGTGATCTCAACGTCTGGTTCTCCTAGAGGGTATTCTGCTGCTGTATCACCCAATCAAACATCTGGTGCCACCTCTCCGTCCAAAACTTCATATGATGGGCGGTCATCTCTCTCTTCATGGTATCCATCAAGTCAGCAGTCATCAGCAGCAAATTCTCCACCTCGAGGACGATCAATTCCAGGTTTTCAATATTCATTGTTTATGTGTGATAAAATTGTTTTCTCTCAATCTTACTAAGATTGATCCTTGAAGTTTGTTGTCTTCCGCAATTCTTGATTGAAATGTTATGTTAGGGTATTGTTCTATATAAATCATAAAGATGCACATACCTCCATGATGTGTTTCATTATTACATTTCATTTGTTTTATCCCTCATAGTCTTTTAAATCTGTTAGGTCGAACTCCAAAGATTGATGGAAAGGAGTTTTTCCGTCAGGCCAGGTGACTTTATTTCTCTCTTCTGCGAAGTTACTTTTTACTTCAATTTATTTAAGAAACCAATGGAACTAATGAAATATATCACTTTTTTCAGGAGTCGCCTGTCATATGAGCAGTTCAGTGCATTTCTTGCTAACATTAAGGAATTAAATGCTCAGAAACAAACACGAGAGGTAAATAAATATTGATTTGAAGTACTGAATTTTGAACTGAAATTGTATCCAAGCAGTTGTTATTTGTTAATCACTGTTCCACTTGTCCTGTGCTCTTTTAGGAAACTTTAAGAAAGGCAGATGAGATATTTGGCTCAGATAATAAAGATCTTTACCTATCTTTTCAAGGATTGCTTAACCGAAATGTACGCTAGGACTGAAAATAGCATTGCTTGTAATTATGAGTTGGTAAGCAAATCTTTGATCACCATTTATTTCATTCTTGTCTTGTTTATTTTTCGTACGAAAGATCAATTGCTGGTATTGATTGATGTTTAATTGAATATTTTCAGGTCA includes:
- the LOC127075306 gene encoding uncharacterized protein At4g15545; amino-acid sequence: MSSQQGGSENNAMDFDLPDEILAVIPTDPYHQLDLARKITSMAIASRVSSLESDTGRLRQKLLDKDRVINDLEDRVSTLTRASQQANSALNTAIEENVKLTKERDELAATVKKLSRDFAKLETFKKQLMRSLADDHPPQAETIDIRTCDQAVPKAYPDKDDDGNDYTTHHSHSGSADVGRTIEEASRYSGQKFSLTPYITPRLTPTATPKVISTSGSPRGYSAAVSPNQTSGATSPSKTSYDGRSSLSSWYPSSQQSSAANSPPRGRSIPGRTPKIDGKEFFRQARSRLSYEQFSAFLANIKELNAQKQTREETLRKADEIFGSDNKDLYLSFQGLLNRNVR